In a genomic window of Leptospira bourretii:
- a CDS encoding nucleotide kinase domain-containing protein → MKKGISKLYPLIPSIAYDYYWYFAFERQNIYIKKLQNAPQPWTEDEILQKYKFTNAYRVTDRVSQYLVKNVIYDKSREYWDVIFRILFFKLFNKIETWEYIESEIGEISVKSFSVAKFDKLLTNLKTSGVSIYSGAYIMPSGISYFNNKYKHTNHLELLKYIIKNKFPEKIVQCKSMKNAFELLKSIPSFGDFLAFQYVVDINYSEVVNFSEMDFVVAGPGARDGIKKCFSDLAGLNYEEIIKLICDIQVEEFSRLNLPFKNLGGRSLQLIDCQNLFCEIDKYLRVKLPELSGNSGRVRIKQKYTVNNKTI, encoded by the coding sequence ATGAAAAAAGGAATTTCTAAATTATATCCTTTAATACCTTCTATAGCGTATGATTATTATTGGTATTTTGCGTTCGAAAGGCAGAATATCTATATTAAGAAACTTCAAAATGCTCCCCAACCTTGGACAGAAGATGAAATCCTTCAAAAATATAAATTTACCAATGCGTATCGGGTTACAGATCGTGTAAGTCAATATTTAGTAAAAAATGTTATCTACGATAAGAGTAGAGAGTATTGGGATGTCATATTTAGAATCTTATTCTTTAAACTTTTTAACAAAATAGAAACATGGGAATATATTGAGTCAGAAATTGGAGAAATTTCAGTTAAAAGTTTTTCAGTCGCAAAATTTGATAAATTATTAACTAACTTAAAGACATCTGGTGTTAGTATATACTCAGGGGCATATATTATGCCAAGTGGAATAAGTTATTTTAATAATAAATACAAACATACAAATCACTTAGAGCTGTTGAAATACATAATAAAAAATAAATTTCCAGAGAAAATAGTTCAATGTAAATCAATGAAGAATGCATTTGAGTTACTAAAATCTATACCTTCATTTGGAGATTTTCTTGCATTTCAATATGTCGTGGATATCAATTATTCTGAAGTTGTTAATTTTAGTGAAATGGATTTTGTGGTAGCAGGACCAGGTGCTAGAGATGGAATAAAAAAGTGTTTTTCGGATTTAGCGGGATTGAATTACGAAGAAATTATTAAATTGATATGTGATATTCAAGTCGAGGAATTTTCTAGACTAAATCTTCCTTTTAAAAATTTGGGTGGTCGCAGTTTACAGCTGATCGATTGTCAAAATTTGTTTTGCGAAATCGATAAATATTTACGTGTTAAATTACCAGAACTTTCTGGTAACTCAGGTAGAGTCAGAATAAAACAAAAATATACAGTAAATAATAAGACTATTTAG